The Pseudomonas fluorescens nucleotide sequence GCTTCTTCCACCGCCTTGATGATCCGCGCCAGGGTCGACTGCCCGGCCGCCGCCGTCACCCGGTACTCCAGCGCACCGGCCTGGTTGATGGTACCGGCGAACACCTTGTCGCCGGGGCCCTTCTCTACCGGCAGGCTCTCGCCGGTGATCGGCGCCTGGTCGATGCTCGACTGGCCGCTGACCACCTCGCCGTCCAGGCCAATGCGCTCGCCGGGACGCACCCGCACCAAGTCGCCCAGGGCGACCTGCTTGACGTCCAGCTCACGCCACTGGCCACCGGCTTGCTGCACGGTGGCAAGGTCCGGGCTCAACTGCATCAGGCCGCCGATGGCGTTGCGCGCACGGTCCAGCGAACGCGCTTCGATCAGCTCGGCGACGGTGAAGAGGAACATGACCATGGCCGCTTCCGGCCACTGGCCGATCAGCACCGCGCCGGTCACGGCAATGCTCATCAGTGCGTTGATGTTGAGGTTGCCGTTCTTCAGGGCAATCCAGCCCTTTTTGTAGGTACCCAGGCCGCAACTGAGGATCGACACCAGAGCGACCAGCGCCACCACCCAGGAAGGCGCCAGCTCGGCGAAGTGAATCGCCTCCGCTCCCAGCGCCGCGATACCGGCCAATGCCAGCGGCCACCAATGTTTTTTCACCGGCGCAGGCGCAGCGCCAGCTTCCTCGCTGGACTCGCTCAGCGGTTCAGCCTGCATGCCCAAAGAGGCGACGGCCTGCTCGATGGCAACGGTGTCGGCATGGGTATGACGTACGCCGAGGATGCGGTTGATCAGGTTGAATTCCAGCTGCTCGACCCCGGCCAGCTTGCCCAGCTTGTTCTGGATCAGGGTCTGTTCGGTCGGGCAATCCATGGCCTCGATGCGAAAACGGCTCAACCGCGCACCGGCACTGCTCGCCTCGCTCAACTGCACCAGGGCCGGTGCGGCGTCGTGGGAACAGCAGCTGTGGGCGTGCTCGGCATGTTCATGCTTGGCGTGATCATGGCTGTGGTCATGATCGTGAGGGGCTTTACCGGGGGTGTGGCTGACAGGCTGATTCATGGGTTCATCCTTAAATGTCCTGTTGCCAAGTGAACACCCTGTAGCCACTATAGGGTCAAGCCACTTGTCGAGGTATTTGCAGATGAAGATCGGAGAACTGGCCAAAGCCACCGACTGCGCCGTGGAAACCATCCGTTATTACGAGCGGGAAAACCTGCTGCCGGAGCCGGCGCGCAGCGAAGGCAACTACCGGATGTACACCCAGGCCCACGTCGAGCGCCTGACCTTCATCCGCAACTGCCGCACCCTCGACATGACCCTGGAAGAAATCCGCAGCCTGCTGCGCTTGCGCGACAGCCCGGATGACCAGTGCGAAAGCGTCAATGCGCTGATCGATGAGCATATCCAGCACGTCAAGGCGCGCATCGATGGGCTGCAGGCATTGCAGGCTCAACTGCTGGAACTGCGTCAGCACTGCCACCCCAAGGAGGTTCAGTGCTCGATCCTGCAGCATTTGGAGGTCAATGGCGCGGTGACGGCGCCAGAGGCGGAGCATTCACATGTGGGCAGAAGCCACGGGCACTGATTGAGGTACCTGTAGGAGCGGGCTTGCCCCGCGATGCGATGTGAAGGACAGATCGCTATCGCGGGGCAAGCCCGCTCCCACAGACAGCCCAGCCAGTTCAGTGGCAGAACTCAGACCGCCATCGGCGCCGTCATCGGCGCGTGGTGCTCGTAGCCTTCAAGGCTGAAGTCGCTCGGTTCGATCTTCTCAAGCCACTGCGGCTCGTACACACCGGTCTTGGCAAACTCCGGTACACGATCATTGATCACCAGCTTCGGCGCTGCCAGCGGCTCGCGCTTGAGCTGCTCATTGAGCATGTCCAGGTGGTTTTCGTAGACGTGCGCATCACCGATGAAATAGGTGAACCAGCGCGGCGTGTAGCCGGTCAGGCGGCCCATCAGCGACAGCAGGGCGGCGCCTTCTGTGAGGTTGAACGGCGTGCCCAGGCCCAGGTCGTTGGAGCGGATGTAGAGGGTCAGGGAGATTTCCTTGGTCTCGACATTCGGGTGGAACTGGTACAGCAGATGGCACGGTGGCAGGGCCATCTCGTCGAGCTGGGCGCAGTTCCAGCCGTGGAACAGGATGCGTCGGCTGCCCGGGTCGTTGTGGATGGTGTCGATGCACTGGCGGATCTGGTCGATGGCCTTGTACAGCACGACGAAGGCTTCGCCGTCTTCCTCGGCCTGGGCGATCTGCTGGAAGCCCTGGCTCTTGGCCAGTTCGATGGCGGCCGGGTTGCTCAGCGGGATGCGCTTGTAGGCCGGCCACTGACGCCATTGCACGCCGTAGATCTCGCCGAGGTCGTCATGGCCCTGGCGGAACGGGTTGGCCAGCCACTGGGCGTTTTCGTTGGCGTTCTGGTCCCAGACCTTGCAGCCCAGCTCGCGGAACTCGCCAGCGTTCTTCACGCCACGCAGGAAGCCGACCATCTCGCCGATCGCCGACTTGAACGCCAGCTTGCGGGTGGTGATGGCCGGGAAGCCCTTCTGCAGGTCGAAGCGCAGCATGGCGCCCGGCAGGCTGATGGTGCGGATGCCGGTACGGTTACCTTGGAGGGTGCCGTTTTCGATGACGTCGCGGACCAGATCTAGATACTGTTTCATGGCTTACCTGTAGCAAAGACGGCAGGGGATCGCCCTGCCGTGGAAAATCAAACGGCGGCCTTGGCCGTGGGTTTGCGGTTGTAGGCCCACCAGATCAGGAAGATGCCACCGACAATCATCGGCACGCAGAGCAACTGACCCATGGTCAACCAGCCGAAGGCGATGTAGCCAAGCTGGGCATCGGGTACCCTCACGAACTCTACGATGAAACGGAAAATACCGTAGAACAGCGCGAACATGCCGGAAACGGCCATGGTCGGGCGCGGCTTGCGTGAGTACAGCCAAAGGATCAGGAATAATGCCACACCTTCCAGGGCGAACTGGTACAGCTGCGACGGGTGACGCGGCAACTGGGCCGGATCGCTGAACGGCGGGAAGACCATGGCCCACGGTACGTCGGTAGCCTTGCCCCACAGTTCTGCGTTGATGAAGTTGCCGATGCGCCCGGCGCCCAGGCCAATCGGCACCAGCGGAGCGACGAAGTCCATCAGTTCGAAGAACGACTTGTTGTTGCGCTTGCCGAACCACAAGGCCGCGAGCATCACGCCGATAAAGCCGCCGTGGAACGACATACCGCCCTTCCACACTTCGAAGATCAGCGCCGGGTTGGCGAGGTAGGCGTGCAGGTCATAGAACAGCACGTAGCCCAACCGCCCGCCGACAATTACGCCCATGGATAGCCAGAACACCAGGTCCGAGAGCTTCTCGCGGCTCCAACTCGGATCGAAGCGGTTCAGTCGACGCGAGGCCAGCAGCCAGGCGCCGCCGATGCCGACCAGGTACATCAGACCGTACCAATGGATTTTGATCCATTTCAGGTCAAGGGCTACTGGATCTATCTGCGGATAAGGCAGCATGGTGACTCCTCTCGTTAAAGCAAAAAGCTCAGGCCGACGCAGAACAGCAGCGCGGCAAATAGCCGTTTGAGCAAGCGTGGCGACAGTTTATGCGCCAGGCGCGCGCCGAAGCGGGCGAAAAACATGCTGGTCAGGGCAATGCCCAGCAGCGCCGGCAGGTACACGAAGCCCAGGCTGTGCGCCGGCAGGTGCGGGTCGTGCCAGCCCAGCCACATGAAACTCAGGGCGCTGGCCACGGCAATCGGGAATCCACAGGCCGACGACGTCGCCACCGCCTGCTGCATGGGCAGGCTGCGCCAGGTCAGGAACGGCACGGTCAACGAGCCGCCGCCAATGCCGAAGATCGCCGAGGCCCAGCCGATCACGCTGCCGGCGACCGTCAGCCCGGGCTTGCCGGGAATGCCGCGGCTGGCCTTGGGCTTGAGGTCCAGGGCCATCTGCGCGGCGATCACCAGGGCGAACACGCCGATGATCTTTTGCAGCATCGGGCCCTGGATCGCCGAGGCGGTCTTAGCGCCGATGCCGGCGCCGATCAGTATGCCCAAGGTCATCCAGACGAAGATCGGCCACTGCACCGCGCCCTTG carries:
- a CDS encoding sulfite exporter TauE/SafE family protein, whose product is MEFVLYLALGACAGVLAGLFGVGGGIIIVPVLVFSFTLQGFDASVLTHLAVGTSLATIVFTSVNAIREHHRKGAVQWPIFVWMTLGILIGAGIGAKTASAIQGPMLQKIIGVFALVIAAQMALDLKPKASRGIPGKPGLTVAGSVIGWASAIFGIGGGSLTVPFLTWRSLPMQQAVATSSACGFPIAVASALSFMWLGWHDPHLPAHSLGFVYLPALLGIALTSMFFARFGARLAHKLSPRLLKRLFAALLFCVGLSFLL
- the lgt gene encoding prolipoprotein diacylglyceryl transferase, encoding MLPYPQIDPVALDLKWIKIHWYGLMYLVGIGGAWLLASRRLNRFDPSWSREKLSDLVFWLSMGVIVGGRLGYVLFYDLHAYLANPALIFEVWKGGMSFHGGFIGVMLAALWFGKRNNKSFFELMDFVAPLVPIGLGAGRIGNFINAELWGKATDVPWAMVFPPFSDPAQLPRHPSQLYQFALEGVALFLILWLYSRKPRPTMAVSGMFALFYGIFRFIVEFVRVPDAQLGYIAFGWLTMGQLLCVPMIVGGIFLIWWAYNRKPTAKAAV
- the cadR gene encoding Cd(II)/Pb(II)-responsive transcriptional regulator, whose amino-acid sequence is MKIGELAKATDCAVETIRYYERENLLPEPARSEGNYRMYTQAHVERLTFIRNCRTLDMTLEEIRSLLRLRDSPDDQCESVNALIDEHIQHVKARIDGLQALQAQLLELRQHCHPKEVQCSILQHLEVNGAVTAPEAEHSHVGRSHGH
- a CDS encoding thymidylate synthase — protein: MKQYLDLVRDVIENGTLQGNRTGIRTISLPGAMLRFDLQKGFPAITTRKLAFKSAIGEMVGFLRGVKNAGEFRELGCKVWDQNANENAQWLANPFRQGHDDLGEIYGVQWRQWPAYKRIPLSNPAAIELAKSQGFQQIAQAEEDGEAFVVLYKAIDQIRQCIDTIHNDPGSRRILFHGWNCAQLDEMALPPCHLLYQFHPNVETKEISLTLYIRSNDLGLGTPFNLTEGAALLSLMGRLTGYTPRWFTYFIGDAHVYENHLDMLNEQLKREPLAAPKLVINDRVPEFAKTGVYEPQWLEKIEPSDFSLEGYEHHAPMTAPMAV